From Crassaminicella indica, one genomic window encodes:
- a CDS encoding exodeoxyribonuclease VII small subunit, whose amino-acid sequence MNASQNLKLSNDDSFENAIKKLEKTVALLDEGNLTLDETLSLYEEGIKLYRYCNNILNNAEQKINIIINGKETSFSSCDLDDFKEE is encoded by the coding sequence TTGAACGCATCTCAAAATTTGAAATTAAGCAATGATGATTCCTTTGAAAATGCTATAAAAAAACTTGAGAAAACAGTAGCTCTTTTAGATGAAGGCAACCTCACATTAGATGAAACTTTATCTCTTTACGAAGAAGGAATTAAGTTATATAGATACTGTAATAATATTCTAAATAATGCAGAACAAAAAATAAATATTATTATTAATGGAAAGGAAACTTCTTTTTCTTCTTGTGATTTAGATGACTTTAAGGAGGAATAA
- a CDS encoding divergent PAP2 family protein: MLFFQKISRNEVLYATLLSWFIAQTLKVIITLIKEKRVNLYRFVGSGGMPSSHSSLVMSLSTAIGLKHGWDSTFYALSLAFALIVMYDASGVRRAVGKQAIILNKIIEDRQKHKPIGEKRLKELIGHTPVEVLVGAILGIFIANIVI; this comes from the coding sequence TTGCTCTTTTTTCAAAAAATTTCTAGAAACGAAGTATTATATGCAACGCTATTATCATGGTTTATCGCACAAACATTAAAAGTCATCATAACGCTTATAAAAGAAAAGAGAGTTAACCTATATAGATTTGTTGGTTCTGGTGGAATGCCCAGTTCTCATTCATCATTAGTTATGAGCTTATCCACTGCAATTGGTCTTAAGCACGGTTGGGACTCTACCTTTTACGCTCTCTCCCTTGCTTTTGCATTAATTGTTATGTATGATGCTTCAGGAGTACGAAGAGCAGTTGGAAAACAAGCCATTATATTAAATAAAATAATAGAAGATCGACAAAAACATAAACCCATAGGAGAAAAAAGACTTAAAGAATTAATTGGACATACACCAGTTGAAGTTCTTGTAGGAGCAATCTTGGGTATTTTCATTGCAAACATAGTAATTTGA
- a CDS encoding polyprenyl synthetase family protein yields MDLKLELQKKADLIEDSLEKYLPKENSPQKHIFDAMRYSIFAGGKRLRPILMLAACDFVGGNIDDVLPFACAIEMIHTYSLIHDDLPAMDNDDYRRGKPTNHKVYGEGIAILAGDALLNYAFELMIRAISKNHKNLERKVLAMKEIAEASGIYGMIAGQVVDLLSENKKIDGTKLDFIHNHKTAALIIAPIRAGAILSGASKEELEALTVFAKNIGLGFQIRDDILDIIGDEKKLGKKVGSDTENQKSTYPSVYGLDASKKKVDELFNKSVKAIEHFGSRSEFFIQLSNYLVKREY; encoded by the coding sequence ATGGACTTAAAATTGGAATTACAAAAAAAAGCTGACTTAATAGAAGATAGTTTGGAAAAATATTTACCGAAGGAAAATAGTCCTCAAAAACATATTTTTGATGCTATGAGATATAGTATTTTTGCAGGTGGAAAAAGACTAAGACCTATTCTTATGCTCGCAGCTTGTGATTTTGTAGGAGGAAATATAGATGATGTACTTCCATTTGCATGTGCTATAGAAATGATTCACACCTATTCACTAATTCACGATGATTTACCAGCTATGGATAATGATGACTACAGAAGAGGCAAACCTACAAATCATAAAGTGTATGGGGAAGGAATTGCTATTCTTGCAGGGGATGCTCTTCTTAATTATGCATTTGAATTAATGATTAGAGCAATTTCAAAAAATCATAAAAATCTTGAAAGAAAAGTATTAGCCATGAAAGAAATTGCTGAAGCTTCAGGAATTTATGGTATGATTGCCGGACAAGTTGTAGATTTATTGAGTGAAAATAAAAAAATTGATGGAACAAAACTAGATTTTATTCATAATCATAAAACAGCAGCACTCATTATTGCACCTATTAGAGCTGGTGCTATACTTAGTGGAGCTAGCAAAGAAGAATTAGAAGCTTTAACAGTCTTTGCTAAAAATATCGGTCTTGGATTTCAAATTAGAGATGATATTTTAGATATTATTGGAGATGAAAAAAAACTTGGAAAAAAAGTCGGCAGTGATACTGAAAATCAAAAATCAACATATCCTTCTGTATACGGTCTTGATGCATCAAAGAAAAAAGTAGATGAACTTTTCAATAAAAGTGTGAAAGCAATTGAGCATTTTGGCAGTAGATCAGAATTTTTTATTCAATTATCCAATTATCTTGTAAAAAGGGAATATTAG